TGTgcttaattaagaaattattacagTAGTTGAATTCTGCCCACATTTGAATTGCTAGACAAGGAAGAATAGTGAAACGAGTGTGTGCGCAAGCATTTAGTTGATCAAAAgcacagtaaaaataaaaaagtatatttgtgaaaagtcactgtattattattttagtacattttaaaactttttttatgaaggcaaaactaaattttcaagatttaattgaattttgtaACTTACttgtatatacataaatgtttttattggtacttttaaacaatttttgatCAGTATCTTGcagatatatacacacacacacacacacacacacacacactcaccagtATGTCTGTTTTAGGATCAGTGCTTTCTCCTCCAGCCACACTCTCCTGTTTTCTGCACTCATTCCTTTCCCTGCATCCAGCACAGCCGGTGGGAACTCTGAACCAACACAAGAAAAACATATTAGTAACATTTCAGCACTGCTAAACTAAACAGAcacctaattaatatttacatgtttaaacgctattcattttttattcaccACGGCAGAGAGTAATCTAATTGCAAATGCCGAATGCCTGGAGGTTCTATCGATGCTCTGATTATGATGTGTGTTAATGCCAGTTTCATTAGGATCATTTCAAACCTTGGCCCGGGGGTGACAGAGACACAGCCTGACTGAGAGCCGTGAGAACACTCTGCTCAGCCAATCCGATCCGCAGCTTCCCAGCCAGTGACCTGCCAATCACATAAGCAACCAATCAAACTAACAGATTTCACTTCTgccttaatattcatattaatctgTCACCATACAGCAGTATAATCAAGGCCAGCAGCACATCATTTAGATTTGACAAGAATCAACTGTCATCCATAAATTACATTCATTATTCAGTATTTTTCAGAATGAACTCAACATTTCTGCATGGTTGGTCAGATGAGaaatttaaaaagtcttaagtGAAAGGTAAAATGACGCACCGCACAATGTATCGAGCCTCAGAAAACCGACACGCCACAAACAAGCCTTTAATAATGTCAATCTTCTTATTCATTGCctaacacagagagagagaaagagcaagaGAGGAAGTGGATTTTCATTGAgagcatatactgtacattacatGGAACAAAATAAActtgttcaaatgtttttttgcaattaaattgctcaagtgacagtaaagatattcatgatgtcacaaaagatttttaattgcaataaatggaagttctttttaactttctattaagactcatgaaaaaaaaaatgatcatgatttcttaaaatatcaagcagcacaattgtttcaaaattgatagtaagatgtttcttgagtagcaaatcaccatattagaatttctgaaggatcatgagacactgaagactggagaaattaaaaatcagctttgccatcataggaataaattagattttaaaataaattttaaaaattattttgaaaaaagttgtgtAATAATacattcacaatattgctgtttttactgcatttgtaCTCACAGAGTTTCCACTCATGTTCGCAATCTCTTTCAGTTTGTTGAAAACGCCCCCTGCTGTCAGATTGGCCGGGGCAAACATCATTCTCTGGTTGCTGCGAGAACTTTCAGCAACCAATCCCAGGTCACCTTTCTCCTGAGCCTCCGCCTTGATTTTGTCCAGCTGTCGCCCTGGTAACAGAAGTTGACAGTACAGGGGTCAGGCAAGGAGAATGGTCAATGACATTAGggaaaacacaaatatatttaccaGTTGCTTGAGCGACAGCTTTCATCAGGACGGTCTCCCCAACACCCAGCTCCAGACCCTTATATGCAGGGCCGAGCTGATTCAGACACAGGTACACACAGCATAACAGGTCATCTACACAAACAACAGAGTATTGAACAGATGGAAACAGTGAAGCTTACATATTTTGAATGTATgctacatttttgtgttttgcacaAGATCAAGTGAAAGTCTTTTCTTCAATCTGCCTCCCTAACAGAGTCATTAACCTGTTCACCTATTCACTACTtggacaaaaagaaagaaaaacaatccCTATCAggcataaataattaataacctATTTCAACTCAAACTCAatgaattaaacacacacacactcacctggAGAAAGCAGAATGACAGATCGCAGAAAGTTGGAAAGCGTCTCAATGTTCTTCAgcctaaaaaaaagaaaagaagactGAAATTTAACTGCTCCACACACTTATTTTTAAACTCTAATAGATGtaagagaaaacacacacactgtatatacagaATAATTCTACTTCATACCTGCCCGAATCCTCCTCAATCTTCTCAAAGGTGCGAGCGACAGCCAAATATGGCACTCTGAGAAAGAGATAAAGAAAACATACCACAATGAATTTCCATAGAAAAAGTGTCAAACTTTATTGCtttagaaagaaaaatgtattttgcaatTGTATTAAGCTTTTTGTTAATGCCTTAGGGAAAGAAAGACTACAACTTTAGAGGATTAATCGTTTCCATTTAACTTTCTTAGTCTTATAACAAAGATATTAAGTGCTGCAGAGATGACACATTTTTGCAAGTCAATTCATAAGTTAGCATCACCCTGGTTCCCTTGACAAAAGACCCAATAGGCTTTTTCCATTAACTTTTGCATTATTGAAGAAAATAGCTAACACAAATGAATAactaataattaatttacagCCTAAATCCAATCagaacaagtaaaaaaaaactacaaaagcaATGACAGCATGCTCAAACTACTTTGTAATATCCACTAAGCTTCCAACAAATctttcaatgtttaatttaaagtcTACAGGTTGGAAGGTTTGAGTTAGAATAGTTTGAAAAGAGCACTAGAATAAACACTTCCAGACCAGTGAGTACAGTAGCAAAAATGCTACTGtagctctgttttttttttggactcaTTCCTGCAGCACACCGTTTTATAACTAATAAAATGCAGGCATTACTTTTGGCCCTTCCTCCAGCAGGCGTGGTCAATGGGATGGTAATGTGCTCTGGAGGGATCATACTGGCTCTGGACTCCAGAATCCACCCCCTTTTCACTGTCAAAACAATCAAGCTCATTCAAATGGAGTCACAGAAAGAAATTGAGCTCTTTTGaaacaaacaattatatttCTGAAGTAAAACATTCCAAGTCAGattaacttttgaacattttttgaaCTTCAaccttttcttctctttctgttcAGCAGCGTCAGAGATCTCTCCATCCTTCTTTTTTTCACCCTCCTCTTTTTCCAGTTTGACAGCTGCCTTTCTGGGAGCTACAAGAGATTGTGAGTTATATaattagtgtaaaaaaaaaaaaattttaactaaagATTGAACCCGTTTCAGTAATCATGCAGGTTTGGGGGTACGTCATGACAGAAGataacaaagaaaaagaaaaggacaAAAGTTTACCAAAAAAGCTGCTGATGGGTTTCTTTTTGGCCGATCCCCCTTCCTcttctgtgtttttttcttttttatccgCTTGTTCAGGACTGCTATCTTCCTTCActttcttgtcttttttttctttcttcccaTTTTCTCCATTTAtctttttctcctgttttaccTTATTTTTATCCTTTTCTTTCATCTTATTGTTAGCATTGTCCTCAACTGCGGTTGTTTTTGCTTCATCCTTCTCTTTCTGCTCCTCCACTGCAGTCTTCCCAGTTGCGCTCTTCTCTTCCACCTCCATCTCGTTGTCTGAGttgaagagagaaagagaagaaacaatgagaaacacacacaagatAATGGAGAGGTGACACCTGTGCGCAGAGATCAACTCATCTCACCTGTCTGTCCAGGTGAGGCCTCAACTCGTGCTCTCTTACTCTCCTGCTCTTCGCCGAcctccttctcctcctctttTGCCCCCTCTCCATCACTTCTGCTTTCCAGCTTCCTCTTGGGGAACTGCTTGCGGGCTAGAGAATGGGAGAGGGATTTTAATCCcatatagcctactgtattATATTTAACACATACACTTTCCTGAAAATCCTGAGgtacacaatctactacatgcaTTTTTTGGCGTATTAATgattaaagaaataataaatgatCAGTAGCATAAGGAGGAAAGTGAGAAGAAGAGACTGATACAGACCAGTCTTGCGTTTGGGAATGCCTGACGGCGATGTTGATGTCGGAGTTGCTGGAGTTCCCGGAGTACCTGAGGAAGCAGGGGTTACCACCGCAACAGAGGTACTCGACGTGACCGGAGTCGTCGGGGTTATGGGAGTTTTTGGAGAAGCCGGAGTGGAAGCAGCCTTTGTAACATCAGGTTTCTGTGTATTTAACATAGTAAGACATAGAAACAGAATTGATAACAATAATACTGACATGCCGTCGTGGTTGAAGCTCATGATAACTCAATAAATCTTACCTTCTCTGACTTAACTGGTTCAACTTCACTCTGTTTTGGCACCTGCTCTTTTACTATCAGCTGATCTTCATCATCGCTGTCTATGATTGCTCGACTGCGTTTATGAACCCTTTTTACTGGTGAATCGCTTTCCTGCACACCATTCTGAATTTTGAGTGGACTTTTTACAGGTCTGAGCAGAAGGAAGAGAAAATCATTATCATATAACAttgcttatttgttttaatattcctTTAACTCCACAGCTGTCACTGTTACCGAAGAGAATACACACAGAATCAACACAAAATGAGTTTTGAGGTTTAACACTGTGTTCAATTAGAAAAAAATTGCTTAATTCAACAAATAAATATCAGCTAAATATCACTTACTCAGTCTTTGCTTTGACCTGTCCATCACTCTTCTCCTTACTTTTCATTGGCTGAAAGAATGACCTGTTGGTGGGAAACAACGAGATCACGTTATAAAGACAAATTAACTCCCTCAAATTGATACGGTATTCTAATTTCTGACATAAAGAAACGGAAAGAAATGCAGACTAGGAAAGCCTTATTGTCACAGTTAGTGTAAGTTAGTTGGTGTAGGTTAAACGCGGTCTCGTATCATAATCAGACACTGCATGTAATGTTCTGTGGTCAACAtcacgaataaaaaaaaaaaaaacagaagagcaGAACACACTCACGCTATGCTTCGCTGCATCGTTGAGGTCTTCCACTGCTGATACTGAATAAATCCgggatatatatatttttttaatatatattttgcgTGTTATTAAAATTTCTGAAGTAAAGATGTTTTCTTCCGCGCGCTTAACTCTGTATGATTCGGCGCCAAAGTGACGTCGTTCCCACAGACGACAGAAACAGCGGGGTTTATTTGCTACAAAAGCATGTTAGTGCCGCCTGTTGGATTGGAGGTATTGGATGCAACAGTGTGGTTaggaaaaattacaattttttactCAAATTCAGTGTATTCACAGGCTCATACTGccactaaaataatataattgtttatCAGCCTTTTCCTTCTTTTGTTTTCTCCCGAAAAGTAAGTAACCTAGGCAAACCTCTTAATCAACAAGGTGTGTGGGTGTGGGTGGTCCTGGTAGTTAGCCTGTCAACTACAAGTGTCCCCACAAGCCGGGGCGGACagtgatttgggggccctaagcaaatttcAGGTACGGGGCCCCAACACAATAACTATGCTCTTTTACGCCTAATCCTTATTTGTTCGCTAGCTCTCTCTCTTTATagctataattattatttattataactaGGCCTTACCCCTTCACAACCTAGGTAGCCTAAATAATTAGTCAATCTGATGCTATTCTAAAGCCATATTaagctaccttatttttttcggatcacaaaagaagacattatattaaaaaaaatgcttgcacttgtccatttaattaattgtagCCTAAACTTcttcaatctttttacaaaaaggattaaaatgtcataaaaatgaTCCCATTCAACTCGTTCCgtattccaagtgttcttaaGGCATATGATAGGGTTTGCCGAGAAACAAATccaaaatgtaatctattaagcGAAAAActccagtcattgcattcgtgcatttatacGCGTTTTAGTGTATAGTTCGCGCAGGCGCGCCTAGGAAAAACACAAGaaagtcattttgaaacatcaagacaaataaaattatgacttgaaacacaatcatttctttactgaggtgaaAATATCTGTTCTGAGACAGTCAAAACAGCTTAGAATACGCGCAAAGAGCGCTCCGTCTATAATCACTAAATAATCTATAATCGTCTATAATCGCCATCTCAGTCACGACGTTCCGTTAATAAACTctctgcacaatgaatctcttatttacattttatctaCACGTTGTTATATTGAGTggattcacaagcttgcagaacTCCGCACCTGACAAAAACTCGCCGTTTTGAGTGGTGAGTGAACATttgcaacccattctcacacccaactcgtcacatattgaagcttggtcaggaccacttggcgtcgctttttgacgctcaaggtatatggaattagatttgtgccaaataaaatgaatgtaatttttcaagaaacgtatgaaaatatcaagtgaaactgaataaaatgtctttgaaactaaaaaataaataaattacaggcaaaatctttgacctcgtttttaatatactgcatgttttgcaactgttttctcatctttcattcgctgatctgtacttacaaatgcacttccagagttttcatttacgcttctgaagtttttgttcgccattctggcacaaagctctcgtgggggcggggttaacagcggtgtgttctcattggctactgagtttttgattgacagcttcttgacctggaagtgaaggcgtcagtatcgttgcgtctgtgtggatgtgagcgtctgttagcggtttcctatttcattttaatgatataaagttaggagttttatttttgaattcaaTCTTTATTTATCTGTTGCTACTACTCTGTCAACATAAGCTTTTAGGAGCACGAGAAAACGCGAGAGAAAAAGGTCATATTGAGGTTTCATTATTAAAGTACTGTAATACTggaaatattgtataatgtccAGTGTTCTCTTATGATGTTTATTGCTCTTGATTCTTTTGCATTATAGGGTCTGATTAGGTTGAgctgttacatttgaaatacaatacTATACTGTGATATTCAGACGTCAATAAAGTCTCACTCCAACCAGGCAATCaagcttattttattacatatccCACACAATGTTCTTGCTgccaattgtttttatcatgctgatcattttgtttagttattttatttagtttacatcatcatctaacatttaaagtttgaaatacatttttaacaatcatcaactcaagtgtgacttttataaaccagttgaatgaatgtaaatgaaaatatgaattaattcaaataaattgacattctttattgtcactatagCATATAAACAAGTATCAAAGTGAAAGTCTTGGATGCAATTATGTTGTGACAGGAAAGACCAGAATCCACAAAACACTAACTGCATAGTATAAATAATGCACAGtagtattataatttacattaccacacaaaatgcacaagaacataacatacataatgtttaaaattcatatgttttaaacactgcaatgatcctttcaacagttccaggttttgcaactgttttctcatctttcattcgttgatctgtacttacaaatgcacttccagagttttcatttacgattctgaagatttcatttatgcttctgaagttttcgttcgccattctggcacaaacatctcgtgggggcggggttaacagcggtgtgttctcattggctactgagtttttgattgacagcttcttgacctggaagtgaaggcatcagtatcgttgcgcctgtgtggatgtgagcgtctgttagcggtttcctatttcattttaatgatataaaatgatatataaagattttttattattattttatcagtatttttctgCTGCTACACTGCATTGATGAGATGATTTCTTAGGAATAGCACAGATGAATGATATAATCATCATGATCATCAATCATCGTCGTTATCAGGATATTCACGGTAAGTTGTCTTGATTTAGTCCAATCACAGGACCTGGTTATCTATACACAGTTACAGTCTTCAATTAGATCATATTTGCTTCGATTGGTTCATATTTTCCCCCAGCACATAGAGTGTACAGTACTAAATTTACTGTATCTGACAATAACCAATGCTATTTTACAAGCGCGCGGTCAATCACTGCGCTGTCAGCTTTAGCAATGTAAGCCTTTTTACCATGCTTTTTCTGTTAATGAAAAAATAGTCACTTCAGATGAACATTTCggggggaaaacaaacaaactttgacaaataatgcctaaatatatatccaaatgcaaaacctaatacatgcaaataattatgaCTGAAAACAACAGGGTTTCCAGCAACTAGGGTATACACAGTCATGATTATTTAGGCCTATACAGAGCCATCTAATGGCTACACAGcggtattacagatgattaatggTATGTAACTTTGAGGTATTTTAGTACCAagttaatactaatatatattaaataattatattgtgtatttatttgtttgaaatattttaagtttgaaatgtgCCATGGGAGTTCAAAGCAGTTTGTATTGTTAGACTATGATACATGTCCTTTCTCTGTATCCAGAGAGCGGAGCAACTTTTCCATAAACTTCTGATGCTGACTCAGAGGATGTAGTGATGGTACCAGAGATCCACTGCCCTCATCAGACAAGAATCTTATGGTGTTCAGACACGTCACCTTTGAATGACTGGGATCTTGATCTTCAGACACctgatattatgcaaatatttttacttctttggagctctagataaaacaaacactgttcacaagtacacaagaggttgcactttattcttaTTAGTCTATGCTGATCTTGAATTGGCATACCAACAGCATATGATtgttaaggggatagttcaaaaataaaaaatatatattttttttaattttactcaccctcatgctcactggacaggtaaacacaagttaagatttttaggtaaataattaatctctgtgagtcctaaagatgctttaaaaaccACACACAGCGACCATGACCGTAATCCATCTGACCTTAGTTTTTAAATCGGTATCTTTTGAAGTGAATCAATAGAtaagaaaaacattaataatataaacttttgactattaataatagcttccactcaactgtcaaatgtgcaagggttacagttcacttgtgttatgtgaatgaaagaattttctttttttggggtggactatccctgtaaagactgatattgcactccagtacattacatactcattcactgttttgtaacttatactgtaacaggaactgttgaaaggatcattgcagtgtttaaaacatatgaattttaaacattatgtatgttatgttcttgtgcattttgtgtggtaatgtaaattataatactaCTGTGCATTATTTATACTATGCAGTTAGTGTTTTGTGGATTCTGGTCTTTCCTGTCACAACATAATTGCATCCAAGACTTTCACTTTGATACTTGTTTATATGctatagtgacaataaagaatgtcaatttatttgaattaattcatattttcatttacattcattcaactggtttataaaagtcacacttgagttgatgattgttaaaaatgtatttcaaactttaaatgttagatgatgatgtaaactaaataaaataactaaacaaaatgatcagcatgataaaaacaattggcAGCAAGAACATTGTGTGggatatgtaataaaataagcttGATTGCCTGGTTGGAGTGAGACTTTATTGACGTCTGAATATCACAGTATAgtattgtatttcaaatgtaacagcTCAACCTAATCAGACCCTATAATGCAAAAGAATCAAGAGCAATAAACAAACATCATAAGAGAACACTgaacattatacaatatttccagtattacagtactttaataatgaaaataatgaaatttcatttaataatgaaatgaggcgcaacgatactgacgccttcacttccaggtcaagaagctgtcaatcaaaaactcagtagccaatgagaacacaccgctgttaaccccgcccccacgagatgtttgtgccagaatggcgaacaaaaacttcagaagcgtaaatgaaaacttCAGAAtcgtaaatgaaaactctggaagtgcatttgtaagtacagatcaacgaatgaaagatgagaaaacagttgcaaaacgtgcagtatattaaaaacgaggtcaaagattttgcctgtaatttatttattttttagtttcaaagacattttattcagtttcacttgatattttcatacgtttcttgaaaaattacattcattttatttggcacaaatctaattccataggttaggtgctccaataaaagtataaatgtatataaaatgatttataaattttttacaaatgcatgcaaaccattaaactaagacaaacaactgaaaacaacggaggataacgtgttgtcattttccataagcgtcttgacctgacgcataaagcaagtaactgaaagcaatggagatcctattttgtcatataatgacgcctaggggcacctttggcgtcttcatagtgacgcgaaaggagtttgaccatgcttcagtttttgacgccttgggagtgagaatgggttgacATTTGACGCTCTCCATAACACAAATACATACTGATGCATTTGCCAAGTATGTTTCGCGAATATCAGACGGGGCGGGGCCCTAAGAAGCCGCTTACCTCGCCTATtggttaagtccgcccctgcCCACAAGTATAATAGGTCTATAGCAGTAATTTGCACCTTGGACATTTTGGTCCCATGAGGAAACCaacttataaatcatacagaattatcttctttttttttttaaatataaaaatgcagaagttttgtgtgaggggtaGGGTTACGGAAACTACAGTTTATACAGCATAAAATCCATTACGTTCATGTAATGACCCCATAAAACATGTAAACATGTAAGACATTCTTCAGTTTTTTCACCAATCCAGATCAGGAAGTGCAGGAATCAGTATGATTTTCCATGAATGTTTGTGTTGAGTTCCAGTAGGAATGACATACAGGTATTGTGGTATGACATATGATCTGTCTCCGTCCCTGTTCTGTTTTAAGCTGGATGTTTAGGTGAACCCTGCATGGAGAAACAATAAGGCTGTCATGTGTGAGATATGACCCACACACAACACATATATGCTGATGTAATGATGTACTTTAACTTTTAGTTTCCGCATTAGTCACACTCATGTGATGCAGACATGGTTGCTAACACAGCATTTTTGTAACCATGTGTTGAATGACAGAGGAATTATTCTTCTGTTTATTGTGTTATCTGCCTATGAAGGCAATAGAAATTTGGAAAATTGAGTCTGAACTGTTGCACATACCACTTCTAGACAAGTGAGACCGCTTTGtgaaaaatgtgtgtaaatacTCTGTTGATACATCAACCTGACATCCTATAATGAAATGCAGAGATTTGGTTGTGAAACCTGTTCCTGCTATTAAAGAACTGGGTGGACTAGTTCCTACAGACTTTTCGGAAAGTAGATCATTTCAAATAAGAGCTCAGATAAAATATGATTgcacaacaaacacacataaaattgtaaacaaaTGACTAATAGAAATAATACAGTAAACTAAACAGTGACTAATATGGTAAACATAGATTAACTAACAattctatatgtgaccctggacgacaaaaccagtcttaagtgtaaattttttgaaattgagatttatacataatctgaaagctgaataaataatctttccattgatgtatggtttgttaggatcggacaatatttggccgagatacaactatttgaaaatctgcaatctgagggtgcaaaaacatcaaaatattgaggaaaaatgcctttaaagttgtccaaatgaagttcttagcaatgcatattactaatcaaaattaagttttcatacatttacagtaagaaatttacaaaatatattcatggaacatgatctttacttaatatctaatgatttttggcataaaagaaaaatcgataattttgtcccatacaatgtattttttggctattgctacaaatatacctgtgctagttaagactggttttgtggtccagggtcacatatgtccaTTGTGTATTCGgtgttaaatgattttaaaacaggTCTCATGATCGAACAAACACAACAATGTGTGTCCAGTTATTATAGGTACATAATTACTACTTACAAGAAATGAAAGACTATTTTTGAAGCATCATTGTTGTCACGAGAATTCACTCATGTTAATTTTCACTTTCGTTTCATAAGTCTTTGAGTGCAGTATAAAGTTGGAAAATTCAGGCAGATGATGTAATGCAGGTGTGTCTTTAAAAGGATGCACATAAACACTCTGTATTTAAGCTCTACTAGTTCCCTTATTGATATTGAACAAGGTATTAAAGGTCTGATAATGGCCGTAAAGGAACTGACTGTACTTGTGGCGTGTTCTTTGATTGCCTGTGCTACTAGCGATGAATTCTTCACTTCAACaggtacattattatttatctttGGATACGatgtcaattaattaatttgagtGTATTCATTTCAATTAATTCATTCAATTAATTGTTAATTTACTGTTTTATCCATAATTCTCTAATGTGCTTATAATGCTGCCTTATAAatgattttctttattaatttgtGAGACACTTTTGACTATAATCAGATTTACAAtcaaattttcactttttaaattat
This portion of the Onychostoma macrolepis isolate SWU-2019 chromosome 02, ASM1243209v1, whole genome shotgun sequence genome encodes:
- the lig1 gene encoding DNA ligase 1 isoform X1 produces the protein MKTLEVHLSFFQPMKSKEKSDGQVKAKTEPVKSPLKIQNGVQESDSPVKRVHKRSRAIIDSDDEDQLIVKEQVPKQSEVEPVKSEKKPDVTKAASTPASPKTPITPTTPVTSSTSVAVVTPASSGTPGTPATPTSTSPSGIPKRKTARKQFPKRKLESRSDGEGAKEEEKEVGEEQESKRARVEASPGQTDNEMEVEEKSATGKTAVEEQKEKDEAKTTAVEDNANNKMKEKDKNKVKQEKKINGENGKKEKKDKKVKEDSSPEQADKKEKNTEEEGGSAKKKPISSFFAPRKAAVKLEKEEGEKKKDGEISDAAEQKEKKSEKGVDSGVQSQYDPSRAHYHPIDHACWRKGQKVPYLAVARTFEKIEEDSGRLKNIETLSNFLRSVILLSPDDLLCCVYLCLNQLGPAYKGLELGVGETVLMKAVAQATGRQLDKIKAEAQEKGDLGLVAESSRSNQRMMFAPANLTAGGVFNKLKEIANMSGNSAMNKKIDIIKGLFVACRFSEARYIVRSLAGKLRIGLAEQSVLTALSQAVSLSPPGQEFPPAVLDAGKGMSAENRRVWLEEKALILKQTYCEMPNYDAIIPVLMKEGIDELPNHCKLTPGVPLRPMLAHPTKGVGEVMKRFDEASFTCEYKYDGERAQIHILENGEVRIFSRNQEDNTSKYPDIISRIPQVKKENVRSCVLDSEAVAWDREKKQIQPFQVLTTRKRKDVDASEIKVQVCVYAFDLLYLNGESLVREPLSKRRDLLRESFEEKEGEFVFARSLDCDNTESIAEFLEQSVRDSCEGLMVKTLEKHATYEIAKRSHNWLKLKKDYLEGVGDTVDLCVIGAYLGKGKRAGSYGGFLLACYDEENEEFQSVCKIGTGFKDEDLEQHYNFLKEHILLKPRPYYRVDQSAEPDVWLEAVQVWEVKCADLSLSPVYKAAMGLVDPEKGISLRFPRYLRIRDDKKPEDATTGSQIADLYKKQQQIQNQGEKQDLEDYY
- the lig1 gene encoding DNA ligase 1 isoform X2, whose translation is MQRSIASFFQPMKSKEKSDGQVKAKTEPVKSPLKIQNGVQESDSPVKRVHKRSRAIIDSDDEDQLIVKEQVPKQSEVEPVKSEKKPDVTKAASTPASPKTPITPTTPVTSSTSVAVVTPASSGTPGTPATPTSTSPSGIPKRKTARKQFPKRKLESRSDGEGAKEEEKEVGEEQESKRARVEASPGQTDNEMEVEEKSATGKTAVEEQKEKDEAKTTAVEDNANNKMKEKDKNKVKQEKKINGENGKKEKKDKKVKEDSSPEQADKKEKNTEEEGGSAKKKPISSFFAPRKAAVKLEKEEGEKKKDGEISDAAEQKEKKSEKGVDSGVQSQYDPSRAHYHPIDHACWRKGQKVPYLAVARTFEKIEEDSGRLKNIETLSNFLRSVILLSPDDLLCCVYLCLNQLGPAYKGLELGVGETVLMKAVAQATGRQLDKIKAEAQEKGDLGLVAESSRSNQRMMFAPANLTAGGVFNKLKEIANMSGNSAMNKKIDIIKGLFVACRFSEARYIVRSLAGKLRIGLAEQSVLTALSQAVSLSPPGQEFPPAVLDAGKGMSAENRRVWLEEKALILKQTYCEMPNYDAIIPVLMKEGIDELPNHCKLTPGVPLRPMLAHPTKGVGEVMKRFDEASFTCEYKYDGERAQIHILENGEVRIFSRNQEDNTSKYPDIISRIPQVKKENVRSCVLDSEAVAWDREKKQIQPFQVLTTRKRKDVDASEIKVQVCVYAFDLLYLNGESLVREPLSKRRDLLRESFEEKEGEFVFARSLDCDNTESIAEFLEQSVRDSCEGLMVKTLEKHATYEIAKRSHNWLKLKKDYLEGVGDTVDLCVIGAYLGKGKRAGSYGGFLLACYDEENEEFQSVCKIGTGFKDEDLEQHYNFLKEHILLKPRPYYRVDQSAEPDVWLEAVQVWEVKCADLSLSPVYKAAMGLVDPEKGISLRFPRYLRIRDDKKPEDATTGSQIADLYKKQQQIQNQGEKQDLEDYY